The nucleotide sequence GTGGGCTCGCCTTGGCCGCTCACTTGAGATCCACAATCATGATGGTCATGTTGTCTGTGCCCTCCGCCACGGCTGGGCCTCCCTCCGGCGAGCTCGGTGCGAGGCATCGGTTGCACACACTCCTGCAGGTGTCGACGTTAGACATGCCGCTcgcttttttgttgttgatAAAGTCAATCAGCTCCTCGTTGCTCATCACATCGAATACGCCGTCGCACGCAATGACCACGTACGAGTCCGTGTCGCTCCGCTTCGTCGTGATCACGTCgggcaccgccaccaccagctgGTGCGCCACATCGCGCTGTTTGTCCTTCTTGTACACAAAGTCGCCCATGGCGCGACTCATGGCCAGCTGCCCGTTCACGCGGTTATCCTGCACAAAGCCGCCGGCCGCCTCGATGCGCTCCTTTTCGGCCGCCACGTCCGGCTTGTGGTCATGCGACAGGTCGAAggcgttgccgctgcggcacagtAACGCACGCGAGTCGCCCACCCACGCGCATGTAATCGCCTCAGGAGACACGTACACAATGACCGCCGTGCAACCAGATCCGCCATCGCCGAGCGCGGCTTGGAGGTGTTCATCGACCTCAAGGAAGGTATTCTGGAAGTCAATGGTATGGTGTTGATCGCCCACCAGTGTTGCATACCTCTCCGCTGTCTTGGAGAAGATCCGGCTGCACAGGGTGGCGCTCTGCACACCAGAGTGGCCGTCGAAGACGCCGAACAAGCCTTCCTTTCTATCCGCACTGGAAGACAGGAAGTTTACATTCACCAGGTGTGCATCCTCCATCTGTGCGCGCCAGCCCTGCATGTCACCCACCGCGACATCAAAGTTGGGATTATCGGTGTGCGTCTCGCCATGGAAGTCCGTTACAGGCTTACTGCCGAAGGGACGCTGCGCGCTAATGAGCTCcgcaagcagctgctgcagctgcataCGCTTCTGGCGGTTGATGAGCGCGTTCTCCAACTCATTTGTGgagcgctgcttcgccaAGTCAGCGTGCTTCTTGCGCTGGTCCTCGCGCAAcatctcctccttcagcaaCCTATCCTTTCGCTCCTTGCCAATGTGTTGCGTTGTCTTCGAGAGGTCAGACAGGAATTTCTCGAaatcctcctccaccgcctgcttCTTCACCTTTACAACGACGCCCTTATGACCATTTCCGTGCTTGCTGCCCCTGCCATTCGCATTGCTGCTCTTTTTATTAACAGGCATCTTCATCACTATGCCCTTCCTTTCAAGCTTGTGTGCAGCCGAAGGTGTATCGGAGCTTGTGTTGTCTGTAGGTCGGTGCACGCACTGCTCGACGTGGTCGCTCGTGCACCGGAGTAgtgagaaaggggaaaagagaacaatGGTGAGGCAAAACGAgactttttcttttttctctacAGCTTCTGTCTCTCAGGGAACATGTGGGTGCATGTGGGCGTGGGGGGGCTCCGCACTGCGGCGCCTAGACGACCCACTCATACCACAGCACAACACTGCACGAGAATGGAGAAGGGCAAAAAGGTGCGCAGACGTGGCAGGGAAGCGGCGCTGTTTCGTCTTTGTTTCTCCAGCGTGCGCCCACTGCCCTGCCATACAACATAGATGAGGCAACCCCCTCCTCGACCTCTGACACCTCACAGGGCCCATCGCATGGggcaaagcagccgtgggCACACGCctcacagcagtgcgccggtcgccacctcgtgcattCCTCGCGGGCTGGCTCAGCCTCCCCacgccagtgggcagcgagggccggctGAGATGCACTCGAGTCGCGCGGACACCTCGCCCACCCAGgccctgaccgccgacatcggCAGCGAgacatcgctctgacctccccgcgtcgcaggcgcttGGCCCTCTCGCCACCACGGGTGtctcggcactggcagggatcGAGGGGCTGCACAGGGCGGGGCACCAGACCCCGGTGTACCACGCACCAGGGTgcccccgccctcctcccgTTCTGTCATCGGGG is from Leishmania braziliensis MHOM/BR/75/M2904 complete genome, chromosome 15 and encodes:
- a CDS encoding putative protein phosphatase 2C, encoding MKMPVNKKSSNANGRGSKHGNGHKGVVVKVKKQAVEEDFEKFLSDLSKTTQHIGKERKDRLLKEEMLREDQRKKHADLAKQRSTNELENALINRQKRMQLQQLLAELISAQRPFGSKPVTDFHGETHTDNPNFDVAVGDMQGWRAQMEDAHLVNVNFLSSSADRKEGLFGVFDGHSGVQSATLCSRIFSKTAERYATLVGDQHHTIDFQNTFLEVDEHLQAALGDGGSGCTAVIVYVSPEAITCAWVGDSRALLCRSGNAFDLSHDHKPDVAAEKERIEAAGGFVQDNRVNGQLAMSRAMGDFVYKKDKQRDVAHQLVVAVPDVITTKRSDTDSYVVIACDGVFDVMSNEELIDFINNKKASGMSNVDTCRSVCNRCLAPSSPEGGPAVAEGTDNMTIMIVDLK